In Fusarium oxysporum Fo47 chromosome XI, complete sequence, the following are encoded in one genomic region:
- a CDS encoding S-adenosyl-L-methionine-dependent methyltransferase, translating into MADPTSTADPVALEVDEAETDTASDTDSFASTEGSSTSSITSSILKYRQENGRTYHAYKDGQYVIPNDEQEQDRLDLQHHLFLLTFNDKLYLSPAGLEGHQLHNVLDVGTGTGIWAMDFADEHPSASVIGIDLSPIQSPFVPPNLSFQVDDIEEPWTFHVKFDFIYSRMMTASIADWPGFFAKAYENLNPGGWIELADIYPITSDDGTLTKDSATHEWVTKLLDGTMMIGRPFDGANKYKEQLEAQGFQNVQQVVFKWPQNTWPRDKKHKELGAWNLENISSGLEGLSSAVYTRVLGWTKEELDVLLAKVRREMKDRTIHSYWPIYVVYGQKPEKLSGAFL; encoded by the exons ATGGCTGATCCTACCTCGACCGCCGATCCCGTGGCGCTAGAAGTTGACGAGGCTGAGACTGATACTGCCAGCGATACTGACTCTTTTGCTTCAACTGAAGGGAGCTCCACTTCGTCAATTACCTCAAGCATTCTGAAATATCGTCAAGAGAATGGTCGCACATATCACGCCTACAAAGACGGGCAGTATGTGATCCCCAACGATGAGCAGGAGCAGGATAGGCTCGATTTGCAACATCATCTATTTCTTCTCACCTTCAATgataagctttatttatcGCCCGCCGGTCTCGAAGGTCATCAATTGCACAATGTACTAGACGTTGGAACCGGGACTGGTATTTGGGCCATGGACTTCGCCGATGAGCATCCCAGCGCTTCAGTCATCGGGATTGACCTCAGCCCCATCCAAAGTCCTTTCGTCCCTCCCAACTTGAGCTTCCAGGTCGACGACATTGAAGAGCCATGGACATTCCATGTCAAGTTCGATTTCATCTACAGTCGCATGATGACTGCGTCTATTGCTGACTGGCCCGGCTTTTTCGCGAAGGCATATGAAAATCTCAATCCCGGCGGCTGGATCGAACTGGCCGATATTTACCCAATTACCAGCGATGATGGAACTCTCACAAAAGACTCAGCAACTCATGAATGGGTCACCAAGCTGTTGGACGGCACAATGATGATTGGAAGGCCATTCGACGGGGCAAATAAGTATAAGGAACAGCTTGAAGCCCAGGGCTTTCAGAATGTTCAACAAGTCGTGTTCAAATGGCCTCAGAATACTTGGCCGAGAGACAAGAAGCACAAGGAGCTTG GTGCTTGGAATCTCGAAAACATCAGCTCCGGCCTTGAAGGTCTTAGCTCTGCTGTCTATACACGCGTCCTGGGCTGGACTAAAGAAGAGCTGGATGTATTACTCGCCAAGGTTCGCCGCGAAATGAAAGACAGAACCATTCATTCTTACTGGCCTAT ATATGTTGTATATGGACAGAAGCCGGAGAAATTAAGTGGCGCCTTCTTATAA
- a CDS encoding glycoside hydrolase superfamily codes for MQLKTFTFPFAAQTAIASQVKWAGVNLFGLANDVNILGSAYNPFFDLSCEPSYHSYPYINTVEDYKSWHDKGFNLFRIAMTWQHVQTSLGGSLNETNMETVDELVKAITDDGGQAILDIHNYARWYCAVIDQPEVSILNPNITVTNDHFADLWTKLSERYKSNPKVIFQLMNEPHDLNITKWGATNQAAILAIRKVTEKQKILVSGTQFARLVDWEAFSQPGIGPGLIQDPANNTLYDFHQYLDDIAGVYGLCEPWSGYVKKFEAVTRILRRNGFQGTVTEFGGGRFPQCAETIQSMLAFLDRNSDVWYGWTAWGSFNEGSDLYLSLDKNSTYNLITRTLEKFVPK; via the exons ATGCAGCTCAAGACTTTTACGTTTCCTTTCGCGGCTCAAACTGCCATTGCCAGCCAGGTAAAATGGGCAGG TGTCAACTTGTTTGGTCTCGCCAACGATGTCAACATCCTCGGATCAGCTTACAACCCCTTCTTCGATCTGTCCTGCGAACCAAGCTATCACAGCTACCCTTACATCAACACTGTGGAGGATTACAAGTCATGGCACGATAAAGGCTTCAACCTCTTTCGAATCGCTATGACTTGGCAGCATGTTCAGACCTCGCTTGGCGGTAGCTTGAATGAGACAAACATGGAAACAGTTGACGAGCTGGTCAAGGCCATTACTGATGATGGTGGGCAAGCCATCCTGGACATT CACAACTATGCACGTTGGTACTGCGCCGTGATTGACCAACCTGAAGTGTCAATCCTCAATCCCAACATCACCGTTACCAACGACCACTTTGCAGATCTCTGGACAAAGCTTTCCGAGAGATACAAATCAAACCCCAAAGTAATCTTCCAACTTATGAATGAAC CTCATGATCTTAACATCACCAAATGGGGCGCGACCAACCAGGCTGCAATTCTTGCGATCCGAAAGGTCACCGAAAAACAGAAAATCCTTGTCTCAGGAACACAGTTCGCTCGCCTCGTTGACTGGGAGGCTTTCTCTCAACCAGGCATCGGTCCCGGTCTGATTCAAGATCCCGCCAACAATACCCTTTACGATTTCCACCAGTACCTTGACGATATTGCCGGCGTATATGGTCTCTGTGAACCTTGGAGCGGTTATGTAAAGAAGTTTGAGGCAGTGACCCGCATCTTGCGCCGCAATGGCTTTCAAGGAACCGTCACAGAGTTTGGTGGCGGGCGTTTTCCTCAGTGCGCCGAGACCATTCAATCTATGCTGGCATTCCTTGACCGCAACAGTGATGTGTGGTATGGATGGACTGCATGGGGTAGCTTCAATGAGGGCTCGGATTTGTACCTGAGTTTGGACAAGAACTCGACCTACAACCTTATCACTAGGACTCTGGAGAAGTTCGTTCCGAAGTAG